The DNA region AGGTGAGCGTCAAAGGCTCAACACCCAAGAGGGGCGAGCCATTGCCAGACCACACGCCGTACTGTGAGTCCTCAAACCCCAGGCCAGAGAAGGGGGACCGGAGGCCAGGGACAGGTAGGACGGTGTTCCCATGTACACACCCGGCCAGTTCCAGGTGCCAGGGGGGTGATGATGGCAGAGTGGGGCGGGGCTGTGATGAGGGTGGGgctgtggtgggggtggggctgtcaTGAGGGCCTGGCAGTTCCCAAGGGCGCTGTGGTGGACAGAGGTGGAATGGGAGGCTGCTGGAGCCTGCTGACCATTGCCCTGGAGAGATTGCCAGACGTGCATTCTCTCAGTAGGCACCAGAAACCCAGGTTTTATGTGAAATTTACTTTTTAAGTTCTGATTGGTGGCTCAAAGATTAAAACAGACAGacaagacaaaaaacccaagtTGGCCAGACAGAATCAGGTTGTTGGGGCCCTGAGCCCCCCCTTCCGGTCATCATTTGTGGCTTTAACTGTTGACGGAGCCTTGGGGAAGGGCCACCCCCATGTGGGCTCCACAGAGACCAGAGGCCCTAAGGGTGCTCCTCTGCTGGCCTTTCTCCCCTCTGGTGGGAGGTTGGGGAGGGCAGAGAGGCTGGGGCCCTGGGGCCCACTCAAGGGGGACAAGCCTCCCTGTAGAGGCAGAGCAGGGACAGGGACCTCTCGGTCTTCCCTCTGTGCAGCTGGCACACCACAGATGCAGAAACGGGGCTCAGAATGGTTGTAGCTAGCCAGGTTCCCCGGGAAGCTGAGGGTCTGAGCTAAGAGGTGAGCCCAGAGCTGCCCCCCTGGCCCCCTGTCCACATTGAGGGCCATGGCGACCCCAGCTCTGTCTGCCCTCCTCCTCCACAGAGGCGGCGACCTACCGCACGCCCCTGTATGGGCAGCCATCCTGGTGGGGGGAGGATGATGGTGGCAGCCCACCCGAGGGCCGGCATCAGGAGGAGCCTGACCCAGGTGGGTCTTGGAGGCCAGACCAAGGCCAAGAGCTTTGTGGGTGGTGGTGAGGGGCTGAGAGGACTGCAGGGTGGAGGGGAGCAGGGTGTGTCTGGAGAGCCTTGGCCTGAGGGCCCCCCTCCAGAGGACTTGTTGATGGTGGTCAAGGAGTAGACAGGGCAGGGAGTGGGGGGCTGCCAGAAGTCCTGGCCTGAGGACATCCCCCCTCTAGAGCGTTCCAGGGGCCCAGCCCAGCAGGACAGGGAGCTCAGTGGCACGCCAGCTAGTTTCCGGGCCGCCGTGGAGACGCAGGGCTATTCGTTCCGCCGTGAGCCCAGCTACTTTGAGATCCCCACAAAGGAGTCACCGCCGCCTCCGCCACCGGCAGTGCGTTCCCCCGAGGTGCTGCCGCGTGAGGCCCCCACCCAGGACCAGGAGCCAGGCGGTGGCGGGGCAGCACCCGTGGTGCACAGCCATGCCTCCTTCACCATCGAGTTTGACGACTGCAGCCCCGGCAaggtgaagatcaaggaccatgTCACCAAGTTCGCCCTGCGCCAGCGGTGGCCCCCAGGCAAGGAGGCCGCACCTGCAGAGATGGTATCAGCTGAGACCAAGGTGGCTGACTGGCTGGTGCAGAATGACCCCAGCCTGCTACGCCGGGCTGGCCTGGGGGACGACCGCCACAGCACCAAGAGTGATCTGCCCATCCACACCCGCATGCTGAGAGGTGAGTGCCCGTCTGTGTCCACACCTGCACCCACACCTGCGTCCCGAGGAATAAGTGCCCACCGGCCAGCCTACCAGGCAGCTAAGGCCCCGGCTCCGTGCATGCTGGTGACTTGCTGGTACCTGTACCAGTCTTGGAGGGGCAGGTGGTCATGCCAAGGGGGTCACTAATGGGCTGGCTGATTTTCGTTTCTCAATTAATGGCCCAAGAACTACCTGCTGATTggtgccccccccccaccaatgTCTCCACTTCCTGTCTCAGCTACCTGCACTGGGTTCTGTGTAGCCTGGAGCTCAGCATCCCCAAGCTCTGTGATGACCATGTGTGTGTTGACTCCCTGGTCTGGGGGCTGGGGGCCCAGGGCCCCAGGGCTGCTCTGTCTGCCTCCCAAGGCCTGATGAATTGCCTTGACCACCCACCCTCCAGGCCACAAGCACGAAGATGGCACGCAGAGTGACTCGGAGGACCCGCTGGCTCCAGCGGTGTCCACGGCGACTGGGGTGTCTGTGGAGGCCAGCGGGGAGCAAGCCCGGCTGCAGCGGCAGATCAAGCGTGACCCCCAGGAGCTGTTGCACAACCAGCAGGCCTTTGTCATCGAGTTCTTTGATGAGGACACACCCCGCAAGAAGCGCTCCCAGTCCTTCACTCACACACCGCCCGCGGAGCCCAAGGCTGACAAGCGCACCCGCGCCCCTGGCCTGGCCGACAGGGACCGCCCAGGCGTGTCCCCAGCCCCTGTGCGGGCAGCAGGCGTCAGTGCGGGTCCCCAGCGTGCTGGCTCACTCAAGCGGGAGAAGACCGAGGATCGGCTGAGCGGCTCTGCACCCATTGCCCGTGCTCCCACCCGCCCCTTCGGCAGCATGGGCCGCCGCTCCCGGCTAGCACAGGACTTCATGGCCCAGTGCCTGCGTGAGGGATCCCCAGCCGCCCGGCCTGGCCCCGACAAGGCGCCCCAGGCCCCGCCCGCCCCCTTGCCACCCCGGGGGGCCAGCCCTGTGGCCCCCCTGCCGTCGCCCCCTGCTGATCCCCAGCTGACCAAGGCACGCAGACAGGAGGAGGATGACAGCCTCAGTGATGCGGGTACCTACACCATTGAGACggaggcacaggaccaggaggtGGAGGAGGCCCGCAGGATGATCGAccaggtgggtggggtggggactgAGAGGGTGATTGAGCAGGTGGGCAGGGCGGGATCTGGGGAGGTGATGCACTGGACTCCTGTTCGCTCAGGCTTGGCTTGGGTGCCAGCGTCTGGTCCCGCAGGGTGGGAGGGTGCAGGAGGAGGCCCGCCGTGGGGTCTGCCTGGGGCTCACGCCTCAGGCCATGCGATTCAGGCCTGTCCTCTCTCCACACTTTCCCTAGCTGGGGTCTGTGTACCCCTCGTCCCTGACTTGCTAGCAACAGAGCCAGGCTGTGGGTCCAGGCACTGTCCAGTCGGGCCAACCAGGCCCTCTGCCCTCCTGGTGACCTGTGGCGGAGCTGTGTCTGCTGGGCACGAGGGCCAGCACCACTGACCGCGAGCCCTGTGCCGACCCCTCCTGGCAGGTCTTTGGAGTATTCGAGTCCCCGGAGCTTTCCCGCGTGTCCTCAGCCACTTTCCGCCCAGTcatcagagatgacagagaggagGTGGCCGATGCGAGTGTGGCCCAGCGGCTCGCCCTGCCACAGGAGTTTGCATCTCGGCCAGCAGCAGCCCCACAGGCAGAGCACCAGGGGCCTGGCTCACCTGGGGTTCAGAAGTGGGTGTCCCGCTGGGCCAGCCTGGCTGACAGCTACTCAGACCCGGGCCTGACAGGTGAGTGGTCCCTCACTTCGGTGTGCTGTCTGGCCCCTGGTGGGGTACACTGTCATTCTGTGCCGGTGGGTGTGTGCCCAGCACTTCCCCAGACAGGTCACTGCCTAACGGACTGCTCTCCCACCTTTGCAGAGGACGGCGCTGGCCGCCGGGCCATGGAGCCTGAGGTGGCCCTGCCCTCACGCACACGGCGCCTCCTCCCACAGCTGCCCAGTGAGCGGGCAGATAGCCCCGCAGGCCCTGAGGCCACCAGGAAGGCTGGGCCCGGGTTGCCAGAGCCGGGCAGCGAGCAGGCCAGCCCACTCTTTGGCCAGGAGGACCTGGACCCCGACAGCCTCAGCGACGCCAGTGGGTCGGATGGTGGGCGGGGCCCTGAGCTAGGCAGGGGGCAGCCACCAGAGAGACGCAGGAGCCCTGAGGAGGTGCTGGCGTGGACGAGGGGCCAGCGCTCACCCCGGACCCTGGGGGAAACAGCTCCCacctcattcttcatcagcgaCCAGAATGGGGAGGCCGGCACCACTAGGAAACCGTTTACAGCTCCAGGGGAGGCAGAAGGTCCAGGGCAGGTACCTCCACCGCGGGTGACTCTGCCCAGCATGCAGACACAAAATGGCCCCTGCGTCAGCACCAGTGGGCGGATGGTCATCCAGCTTCACACCGGGCGCTCACTGGAGCCCGGGGGCCACGGCCCAGCCCCGTCCAAAGAGGCCCTGGCCTTTGTCCGGCAGGAGAGCTTCACCAAGGAGCCAGCCAGcggccccccagcccctggcaaactCCCATACATCTCCAGCCACCCCTTGCTCCAGGATCTGGCCACGGCCCGGGCTGCCCGCTCCGAACTCCACTCCCAGGACACCCACCTGATCCTGAAGGAGACCGAGACAGCCCTGGCAGCTCTGGAGGCCCAGCTGTTGTCCAAGTCCACAGAGGTACAGGGCGAGGGGGGCAGCCCCCTTGGGCCACCAGAAGACTCCCTCTCCGGGGACTCAGATGTGGACACAGCCAGCATGGCCAGCCTGCTCAGTGGCAAGAATGAACCCAGCCCAACCACCCCACCTGCAGGGTTGCAGAAGGACAAGCCACTGGCCACACAGGACCCAGGGGTCTCTGCCTTGAGCAGCGCCCGGGAACGGCTCTCAGAGAAGCAGCGCCACCCAGCAGACCCCGGTCGTGGAGAGCTGGCCCGGCGCCTGTCCACCAGATGTGGGCACGGGCCCCGTGGGTCCCTGGACTGGCCAGATGAGGAGCGTGGCTCCAGCCCCACCCAACTGCCCATCTTGGATGCTGTTGCCTCAGACCACGAGACGCCTGTGAGCGCTGGGGCAGGACGGCCAGGCCCTCGGCGGAAGCCGGTCACCCCACCGCCGTGCCCAGCCACCCGAGAGGAGCAGGGCCGAGGCTCCAGCAGTTCCCAGAAGGTGCAGCAGGCACTGACCCGCTCCAATAGCCTGTCCACCCCGCGGCCCACTCGGGCCTCGAGGCTGAGGCGAGCTCGGCTGGGCGATGCCTCGGACACTGAGGCTGCAGATGGTGAGCGGGGCACCACAGGCAACCATGAGTCGGCGGGCCGTCCGGCCACGGAGCAGGCCAAGAAGTTGTCGAGGCTGGATATCCTGGCCATGCCCCGGAAGCGGGCAGGCTCCTTCACAGGCACCAGCGAGGCTGAGGCCACCACCGCCCGCTCTGGTTTCTCTGGCCGAAGCGTCGAGTTGTACTGTGCTGGCCGCAAGCCCACTGTGGCTGAGGCCCGGGCTGCAGCAAAGAAGTCTGCTGCCATCTCCACAGCCCCTCGGCAGCCCTTCAGCAGGGCCCGGCCGGGCAGTGCCCGGTACCCTTCCTCCAGTGAGTGTGGGGCCAGGGTGTGGGCAGGTGGGACCTCAGAACCCCTCAGACCCCTCCCTAGACCCAGACCCATCTTCAGACCCTGCAGACTCCCTTCCAGACCCTGCAGACCCTCTGGGCAGTGGGTCTGTGCACTGTCCTGGGCTGGGAACTCTGATCCCCTGGTCCAAAGGTAGGCAGGAGCCTGTGCCTGGACCACCCCCCGTCACCGCCCCAACAAGCAGCCTGAGCATGGATGCAACAAGGCAGGCTCAGAGCCCCCAGGGCCCCCTGGTGGAGGGTGAGGGTGGGATGCCCACCACCCCAGAACAGAGAGGATTCTCCTCCCATCCCTCCAGGACCCGGggagtgtgggtcagggttgtggAGACCTTGCTGGCCTGCCCACCCTCCTGTTGGTGCAGTCCTGAACCCAGGCTCCTGAGGGGCATGCAGAGCCCCAGCTGGCCACTGTGGGGAAGGACTTCAGGGGCTCCAGGGTTCTTGGCCTGGGCTGCTGTGGCCGTGTGGCTCAGGGaggtgcttaggggacactggtGCCTGTGTGGCCCGGGGCTGCCCTACCCCCTCTGAGCCTGCAGACCTCCAAGGAGCCATCTTCTGAGTGGACTAGCACCGGCTGCATGTGCGGGCAGGGGGCTCCCTGCTGCTGGTGCACTGCTCCTCCCTGGAGCCCCCAACCTTGCTCTTGCTCTCTGCACGTCTTCCCCAGGCTAACAGCCCCTTCCCGGGCAGCACCAGCTGAGCCCACCTGGCCGCTTCTGCATGTCCGCTGGGTCCCAGGTGGAGGCTGCTTCACATATGGACATGGGGGTGCCGCTTGTGGGTGAGGGGGGCCTGGGGAGAAGAGTGGCCATGTGGCCTGAGGATGGCCTTGCTTGGCAGGTGTCCACTACACTCACTGCTGCTGATGGGCACTACCTGGGCATGTGGGACCCTGGCATCCCCAGCAGGGTGCACGCAGTGACTCTGGGGAcctaggggaggggagggaggaggatccAGTGGCCTGTTCCACTGTGGCCGTGCTGGGTGGGAGACCGGCTGCCTGGGTGGTGTCTGCTGAGTGCTGCTTCCCTCCTGCTGTGGGCTCTGGTTCTCTGTAACCAGCACAGACCTCCCTACGTGGCCTCTGCCCCCCAGCCAGCCGTGGCCAGTGTGAGTGCTCATGGAGGCTGCTGGTCCCTGCATGGGGTGTTCTGGCTGTGGTAGGCATGTGCAGAGGGCTGTGAGGTGCCTGGGCAGGGCTTCTGGGTGTGGACGAGGGCCTCGCCACAGGGCCTGGGGCTGCACGGCTGCTGAGTGCCgttctgttctgttcttgctTCTGAAACCAATTCATTTGCCAAGATGCACGCCGCCGGCAGCCCGGCTCGGATTACACGTCCACCTCCGAGGAGGAGTGCGGCTCCCCCAAACACGCCCGCTCCCATGCCTCAACAGCCACGCAGACCCCGAGGGCCAGCAGCTCCAGCCACGCCCGGCCCCGGGCCCCTGGTCCACGGGATACGGATGAGGAGGAGGTGGCTGACCCCTACGGTTTCATCGTGCAGACAGCCGAGATCGCCGAGATTGCCAGGTGAGCGGGGTGGGGCGTGTGGTGGACACCCATCGATGGGGCACAGGGGTGCCAGGGTGCTCCTCTTGGGTGGGGGACTGGGGGGATCCTCCTGGCCCTGATGGGAGCTCTGTCAATGCTTGtcaagtgaatgagtgaatgaatgaatgcaggtCTGTCAGGATGGTGGGGATCTCCCACCAaggtttttaataaaaatgaacttTCTGCCTGGAGCCAGGTActaggtggggggcggggaggtgcTGTGGTGGGCGGGCAAAAGGGGCAGCCTGTCCATCAGTGAGGTCAGTGCTGCGAAGGGCAGGACCCAGACCTCGAGGGGGTCAGGAGGGGTCCTGGGGGATACCTGGCTGTCTGGCTCAGTGGCTGGGTGGGCAGTCAGGTAGACAGCAGGGGTTTGATGTTCGGACATCAAGCTTGAGCGCCCAGAGTGACCAGGAGGAAGTGAACGGTGGGAGGAGAAGGTGGTTGTCTCCACTCAGACACCTGGCCCTACCCCTCCATCCCCTAGTGGCTATGGATGTGGGGGCTGTCCCTCCATGGTGGGGTGGGCTGGTCCTGGGGTGGCTGTGGTGGAGGGCTTATCCCCAGACCCTGCCTTCACCCAGTGGCTTCTCCTGGCCATGCCCCCCGCCCCCGGGAAAGGGCTCTGTCTTGGGGTGGGGGCAGACATAcctgcctcctcccaccccctcccccatgcTGGGCGACCCCAAGACCCAGCAGGCCCTGTCTCCTGCCCTCTCAGGCTGAGCCAGACGCTGGTGAAGGATGTGGCCATCCTGGCCCAGGAGATCCATGATGTGGCTGGGGACGGTGCCCCACTGGGTTCCCCGGGGCCCAGCCGAAGCCCTTCCCTCAGCAACGTGCCCAGCACCCCTGCCTCTACCATCTCCACCCGTGAGGAGGTAAGCCCCACCCCGCAGAGGCTGGGTCAGGGTCCAACCAGGTGCTGCCCCAAGGCTACTGGCCTCCCTCCCAGAACCTGTTCCCAAAACAGCACCATTCACTGAGAGCTGGTGGTCTGGAGGCCCAGCTAGTACCCGAGGGCCAGAGTCAGGAGTGCCGCTCAGCCCCAAGCCCGTGGCCCTTCCCTGAGGGGCGGCAGCATCAGCGGGACCCTGGAGCAGATGGGGCTGGGGTCTGCTCTGCCTGCCCGGCCAACACCATCTGCCCCTCCATTTGCAGCTGGTGCAGCACATCCCCGAGGCCAGCCTCAATTTTCAGAAGGTGCCCCCTGGTGCCCTGAACTCACAAGACTTTGACCAGAACATGAACGACAGCCGTGAGGACCCCCTGGCCTCCAAGACAAAGCCTCGGAACCGTGAGGAGGCATGCACCCCACACTCACACTGGGTTGGGTGGGCGTGGGGTTTGGGTGCTCAGCGGCATGGGAGCCGTGCTGACACCCCGGTCCTCCCAGGTGATCTTTGACAACCTGATGCTGAACCCCGTGTCCCAACTGTCGCATGCTATCCGTGAGAACACGGAGAGCCTCACCCAGAAGATGAAGTGAGCAGCCACGCAGCCCAGTGGGCAGGGGCTTAGGGAGGAGGGTGGATCCCCAGCTCCTGCTCAGGTAACCCCAAGCTGAGATGTGAATATGTCCAC from Elephas maximus indicus isolate mEleMax1 chromosome 10, mEleMax1 primary haplotype, whole genome shotgun sequence includes:
- the CEP170B gene encoding centrosomal protein of 170 kDa protein B; translation: MPALEPSRETPVPPGQATGLLECSTRRPVGQTGLGPRAGKMSVTSWFLVSSSGTRHRLPRELIFVGRDECELVLQSRSVDKQHAVINYDQERDEHWVKDLGSLNGTFVNDVRIPDQKYVTLKLNDVIRFGYDANMYVLEHVQHRLPEEALKHEKYTSQLQVSVKGSTPKRGEPLPDHTPYCESSNPRPEKGDRRPGTEAATYRTPLYGQPSWWGEDDGGSPPEGRHQEEPDPERSRGPAQQDRELSGTPASFRAAVETQGYSFRREPSYFEIPTKESPPPPPPAVRSPEVLPREAPTQDQEPGGGGAAPVVHSHASFTIEFDDCSPGKVKIKDHVTKFALRQRWPPGKEAAPAEMVSAETKVADWLVQNDPSLLRRAGLGDDRHSTKSDLPIHTRMLRGHKHEDGTQSDSEDPLAPAVSTATGVSVEASGEQARLQRQIKRDPQELLHNQQAFVIEFFDEDTPRKKRSQSFTHTPPAEPKADKRTRAPGLADRDRPGVSPAPVRAAGVSAGPQRAGSLKREKTEDRLSGSAPIARAPTRPFGSMGRRSRLAQDFMAQCLREGSPAARPGPDKAPQAPPAPLPPRGASPVAPLPSPPADPQLTKARRQEEDDSLSDAGTYTIETEAQDQEVEEARRMIDQVFGVFESPELSRVSSATFRPVIRDDREEVADASVAQRLALPQEFASRPAAAPQAEHQGPGSPGVQKWVSRWASLADSYSDPGLTEDGAGRRAMEPEVALPSRTRRLLPQLPSERADSPAGPEATRKAGPGLPEPGSEQASPLFGQEDLDPDSLSDASGSDGGRGPELGRGQPPERRRSPEEVLAWTRGQRSPRTLGETAPTSFFISDQNGEAGTTRKPFTAPGEAEGPGQVPPPRVTLPSMQTQNGPCVSTSGRMVIQLHTGRSLEPGGHGPAPSKEALAFVRQESFTKEPASGPPAPGKLPYISSHPLLQDLATARAARSELHSQDTHLILKETETALAALEAQLLSKSTEVQGEGGSPLGPPEDSLSGDSDVDTASMASLLSGKNEPSPTTPPAGLQKDKPLATQDPGVSALSSARERLSEKQRHPADPGRGELARRLSTRCGHGPRGSLDWPDEERGSSPTQLPILDAVASDHETPVSAGAGRPGPRRKPVTPPPCPATREEQGRGSSSSQKVQQALTRSNSLSTPRPTRASRLRRARLGDASDTEAADGERGTTGNHESAGRPATEQAKKLSRLDILAMPRKRAGSFTGTSEAEATTARSGFSGRSVELYCAGRKPTVAEARAAAKKSAAISTAPRQPFSRARPGSARYPSSNARRRQPGSDYTSTSEEECGSPKHARSHASTATQTPRASSSSHARPRAPGPRDTDEEEVADPYGFIVQTAEIAEIARLSQTLVKDVAILAQEIHDVAGDGAPLGSPGPSRSPSLSNVPSTPASTISTREELVQHIPEASLNFQKVPPGALNSQDFDQNMNDSREDPLASKTKPRNREEVIFDNLMLNPVSQLSHAIRENTESLTQKMKILFQNSGHAWEDLEARIKAENEVPILKTSNKEISSILKELRRVQKQLEVINAIVDPSGSLDLLMGNRSLGGLALPGRGRAATQSLSSPSAETVLPARPLRGFPPRVNYGSPGLPDPVFLPDFLPDTQGFLI